Proteins found in one Brevibacillus brevis genomic segment:
- a CDS encoding MFS transporter — protein MKPTSDRENTRRITSNIFKGSLGNLIEWYDWYVYAAFAVYFSSQFFPKGDATSQLLNTAAVFAIGFLMRPIGSLLLGRYADRHGRRAALTLSVTIMAGGSLVIAVTPNHETIGVFAPIILVLARLLQGLSLGGEYGTSATYLSEMASSGRRGFYSSFQYVTLISGQLLALGVQIILQQILPEEAMMAWGWRIPFIIGAFGAVAVLWLRRSMDESEQYTKMESKNKEKAGTLRELMKHPKAVLAVVGLTLGGTIAFNTYTTYLQKFMVITVGLPKDIVSWINFTALLVFVVLQPLAGMLSDRIGRRPLLIGFGILGTLWTVPMFMLLEQTTSPYAAFLLMLSGLIIVTGYTSINAIVKAEMFPTAIRALGVGFPYGVTVAIFGGTAEFIALWFKSIGNESLFYYYVAACIAISLLVYWRMDESSKNSKIEAELNAAKD, from the coding sequence ATGAAGCCAACGAGTGATCGTGAAAATACTCGGCGAATCACAAGCAACATCTTTAAAGGTTCACTGGGGAACCTGATTGAATGGTACGACTGGTATGTCTATGCAGCTTTTGCGGTGTACTTCTCGTCTCAGTTTTTTCCAAAAGGCGACGCTACTAGCCAGTTATTGAATACTGCCGCTGTTTTTGCTATTGGATTTTTAATGAGACCGATTGGGAGCTTGCTCCTGGGCCGATACGCTGACCGTCACGGACGCCGTGCTGCGTTGACGCTGTCTGTTACTATCATGGCAGGTGGTTCTCTGGTGATTGCCGTAACACCAAACCATGAAACCATCGGCGTGTTTGCGCCTATTATTCTCGTTCTTGCCCGCCTGCTCCAAGGTCTTTCGCTTGGCGGGGAATACGGAACATCTGCCACGTACTTGTCCGAGATGGCTTCGAGTGGTCGCCGAGGGTTCTATTCTAGCTTCCAGTACGTCACGCTGATCAGTGGACAATTGCTGGCACTAGGTGTGCAAATTATCTTGCAGCAAATACTCCCGGAAGAAGCGATGATGGCATGGGGCTGGCGAATTCCGTTCATCATCGGAGCGTTTGGCGCAGTAGCCGTGTTGTGGTTGCGCCGCAGTATGGACGAATCAGAGCAGTATACCAAAATGGAGTCGAAAAACAAGGAAAAGGCGGGTACGCTTCGAGAGCTGATGAAGCATCCGAAGGCGGTATTGGCAGTCGTTGGTCTTACGCTCGGGGGAACCATTGCCTTTAACACCTACACGACCTATTTGCAAAAATTCATGGTGATTACGGTAGGACTGCCGAAAGATATCGTTAGCTGGATTAACTTTACCGCATTGCTCGTATTTGTCGTCTTGCAGCCGCTTGCTGGTATGCTGTCCGACCGAATTGGACGGCGCCCGCTGTTGATTGGTTTCGGTATTCTTGGAACATTGTGGACCGTACCGATGTTTATGCTCCTGGAACAAACGACTAGCCCATATGCCGCTTTCTTGCTGATGCTGTCTGGACTTATCATTGTTACCGGTTATACGTCCATCAATGCGATCGTGAAAGCCGAGATGTTTCCAACCGCTATTCGCGCTCTGGGTGTAGGCTTTCCATACGGGGTGACCGTTGCGATCTTTGGGGGAACAGCGGAGTTCATCGCGCTATGGTTCAAAAGCATCGGGAACGAATCTCTCTTCTATTACTATGTAGCGGCTTGTATTGCCATAAGCCTCCTCGTTTACTGGCGTATGGACGAGTCTTCGAAAAACTCCAAGATCGAAGCAGAGTTGAACGCTGCAAAGGACTAG
- a CDS encoding NIPSNAP family protein, protein MVTCYLKYVIDPYQVSVFEEYAKMWIPLVNKFGGHHHGYFLPHEGANNIAYALFSFPSLAEYEDYRKRILVDEDCQLAFSLAEQTKCIISYERSFLRPVFE, encoded by the coding sequence ATGGTCACTTGTTACTTGAAATATGTTATTGATCCATATCAGGTAAGTGTTTTTGAAGAATATGCAAAGATGTGGATACCTCTTGTCAACAAGTTTGGCGGACATCATCATGGCTATTTCCTTCCTCATGAAGGTGCTAATAATATTGCTTATGCCTTATTTAGTTTTCCTAGTTTGGCAGAATATGAGGATTATCGAAAGAGAATACTGGTCGATGAAGATTGCCAACTTGCCTTCTCACTCGCAGAGCAAACAAAGTGCATCATCAGTTACGAGCGAAGTTTCTTGCGTCCGGTGTTTGAATAA
- a CDS encoding ECF transporter S component has product MDSTFSARKASKTKTLVINALFIAFTLAATMFINLRLPIMGNGGLIHLGNVPLLIAAFVYGRKTGAIAGAFGMGLFDLISGWTAWAPFTFVIVGAMGYVAGLIAEKMPGNRVFVYALAVAAALVIKIVGYYFVEVILYGNWIQPFGSIPGNVLQVVVAAVIVIPLVGRLKKIVGQG; this is encoded by the coding sequence ATGGATTCTACTTTTTCAGCAAGAAAAGCATCAAAGACGAAAACCTTGGTTATCAACGCCCTTTTTATCGCTTTTACTCTCGCAGCCACCATGTTTATCAATTTACGACTCCCGATCATGGGGAACGGTGGCCTCATTCATCTCGGTAACGTGCCTCTTTTAATCGCAGCTTTTGTGTATGGCAGAAAAACAGGAGCGATTGCTGGAGCTTTTGGTATGGGCCTTTTTGACCTTATCTCCGGATGGACAGCATGGGCACCGTTTACCTTCGTAATCGTGGGTGCAATGGGCTATGTAGCTGGCCTCATCGCCGAAAAGATGCCTGGTAACCGGGTATTTGTGTACGCACTCGCAGTTGCCGCTGCATTGGTGATTAAAATCGTGGGCTACTACTTTGTTGAGGTTATTCTTTACGGGAACTGGATCCAGCCGTTTGGCTCCATTCCGGGGAACGTTTTGCAGGTGGTTGTAGCAGCGGTTATTGTCATTCCGCTGGTGGGACGCTTGAAGAAGATTGTGGGGCAAGGTTAA
- a CDS encoding NAD(P)H-dependent oxidoreductase, which produces MNILVIIGHPDPESYCSALAHAYMKGATGKAAQIRTIDLSQIAFDPNLKYGYRKRTELEDDLKEAQELIRWADHLVIVYPTWWGTMPAILKGFFDRVLLPGFAYKYREGSPLWDKLLTGKTAHLIVTMDTPSWYNRLIYWQAGHLVMKRNILKFCGIKPVKVTEISGVNASAEEKRKKWLEKVKQLGERLA; this is translated from the coding sequence ATGAACATTCTCGTTATCATCGGACATCCAGATCCCGAGAGCTATTGCTCTGCGTTGGCGCATGCCTATATGAAAGGAGCTACAGGAAAAGCAGCACAGATTCGCACCATTGACTTGAGCCAAATCGCTTTCGACCCAAACTTGAAGTACGGATATCGGAAAAGAACGGAGCTGGAGGATGACCTAAAAGAAGCGCAGGAGCTCATCCGTTGGGCCGATCATCTGGTCATTGTCTATCCGACCTGGTGGGGCACGATGCCCGCTATCTTGAAGGGATTTTTCGATCGTGTCTTATTACCCGGATTCGCCTATAAATATCGGGAAGGCTCTCCACTATGGGATAAGCTGTTGACGGGCAAAACCGCGCATCTGATTGTGACCATGGATACCCCATCTTGGTACAACCGATTGATCTACTGGCAAGCCGGACACCTCGTGATGAAACGCAACATTTTGAAGTTTTGCGGGATTAAGCCTGTAAAGGTTACGGAGATTAGTGGAGTGAATGCCTCGGCGGAGGAAAAGCGTAAGAAGTGGCTGGAGAAAGTGAAGCAGCTTGGGGAGAGACTTGCCTAA
- a CDS encoding AraC family transcriptional regulator, which yields MENAHGFAISMVYPIMKTITHKKLDFERFCEHISFDSSLLKDVEARIDEAELERLMKEAAIYTQDDHLGLHQGQLTDIADLGILGYVMMHSEKIVDALKAYQRYHVILCSGYELDWEERGNDVFLRFHRQSPGSVSRHCMEDMVSSLYHLIVRMSHRSIPLQAIQFTHDATTDIEPYVNVFGMKPYFGEEENGLLVGKEVLQYPILYSDVRLRKAFEPIAEESRERLIRGREFSDRVFQWMMGCMPAAFPTLQQTAAAFHMSTRSLQVKLKAEDTSYHELSTNVRKEMAMGYLQQAEHSIGEIAYLLHFSDPSAFQNAFKKWTGLTPGQYRISRQALAM from the coding sequence TTGGAAAATGCGCATGGGTTTGCGATTTCGATGGTTTATCCGATTATGAAGACAATTACTCACAAGAAGCTTGATTTTGAACGTTTTTGTGAGCATATTTCTTTCGATAGCAGCTTGCTAAAAGATGTAGAGGCGCGCATTGATGAAGCGGAGCTCGAGCGTTTGATGAAGGAAGCGGCCATTTACACGCAAGATGACCATCTCGGACTGCATCAAGGGCAGTTAACTGATATTGCCGATCTGGGCATTCTTGGCTATGTCATGATGCATTCGGAAAAAATCGTCGATGCATTGAAGGCTTATCAGCGGTATCACGTGATCCTTTGCAGCGGGTACGAGCTGGATTGGGAAGAGCGGGGGAACGATGTTTTCCTGCGGTTTCATAGACAAAGCCCTGGGAGCGTTTCTCGACATTGCATGGAGGACATGGTCAGCTCCTTGTACCATTTGATCGTCCGTATGAGCCATCGGTCTATTCCGTTACAGGCGATACAATTCACACATGACGCTACGACGGATATCGAACCTTATGTGAATGTGTTCGGGATGAAGCCTTACTTTGGTGAAGAAGAAAATGGGCTCTTGGTAGGCAAAGAAGTTTTGCAATACCCGATTCTGTATTCAGATGTCCGGCTGCGCAAAGCTTTTGAACCAATCGCGGAAGAAAGTAGAGAGAGGCTGATCAGGGGGCGGGAATTTTCGGACCGTGTGTTTCAATGGATGATGGGATGTATGCCTGCGGCTTTCCCGACCTTACAGCAGACTGCCGCTGCTTTTCATATGAGTACGAGATCCCTGCAAGTGAAACTAAAGGCAGAGGACACTTCCTATCATGAATTGTCCACGAATGTCCGCAAAGAAATGGCAATGGGGTATTTACAGCAAGCGGAGCATTCCATTGGAGAGATTGCCTACCTGCTGCATTTTTCAGATCCAAGCGCCTTTCAAAATGCTTTCAAGAAATGGACGGGGCTGACACCGGGACAATATCGGATCAGTCGCCAAGCACTTGCCATGTAA
- a CDS encoding TetR/AcrR family transcriptional regulator, whose product MPKLGMEPKRRADVINATLTCTSNHGIDGMTLDKVAEYADCSKGVVTYYFKNKDNLTSEAFQAFLAYYGLKIEADIENTMTAQEMMDVTLAHILPPYVNDKEKRINVSQLDGIAEMYIPHEDQARLFVQFFSRAALDPKLQEVVANSYMRDLQGITKIFEYGKQTGLMSVEDSQNAAYGLMAMVVGLSFFRVARVSPANGEDNRYICEDFVRQMTNRR is encoded by the coding sequence ATGCCCAAATTAGGAATGGAACCAAAGCGCCGAGCAGATGTCATCAATGCGACCCTTACTTGTACTAGCAATCACGGGATTGATGGCATGACGCTGGATAAGGTGGCGGAGTATGCGGACTGCTCAAAAGGTGTCGTCACGTATTATTTTAAGAATAAGGATAATTTGACGAGTGAAGCCTTTCAGGCATTCTTGGCCTATTATGGCTTGAAAATCGAAGCTGACATTGAGAACACCATGACCGCCCAGGAAATGATGGATGTTACGCTTGCTCATATCTTGCCGCCATACGTGAACGACAAGGAAAAACGGATCAATGTTTCGCAGCTGGATGGCATCGCTGAGATGTACATCCCGCATGAAGATCAAGCAAGACTCTTTGTCCAATTCTTCTCCAGAGCCGCATTAGACCCCAAGCTGCAAGAAGTAGTTGCGAATAGTTATATGAGAGATTTGCAGGGCATCACCAAGATTTTTGAATACGGCAAGCAAACCGGGCTTATGTCTGTAGAGGATTCACAAAACGCTGCCTACGGACTCATGGCGATGGTTGTGGGCTTGAGCTTCTTTCGAGTGGCGAGGGTTTCGCCAGCAAACGGTGAAGACAACCGATATATTTGTGAGGACTTTGTAAGGCAGATGACCAATAGAAGGTGA
- a CDS encoding DUF4180 domain-containing protein, whose protein sequence is MNITKIEAGGKNIAIVSSSEVIIEDVQSALDLIATVHYQADSERIILNKSLLNESFFDLKTRLAGEILQKFINYRVKVAIVGDFSVYTSKSLKDFIYESNKGNDIFFLPTEEQAIEKLSQVK, encoded by the coding sequence ATGAATATTACAAAGATAGAAGCTGGCGGGAAAAATATTGCCATTGTGAGTAGTAGCGAGGTAATTATAGAGGATGTGCAGTCCGCATTGGATCTGATTGCAACAGTACACTATCAAGCAGACAGTGAGCGTATCATTCTCAACAAATCATTGCTCAACGAAAGCTTTTTCGATTTGAAAACACGCCTTGCTGGCGAAATCCTTCAGAAGTTCATCAATTATCGGGTGAAAGTGGCAATTGTAGGAGATTTTTCGGTGTACACAAGTAAAAGTCTAAAAGACTTCATCTATGAATCCAACAAGGGAAACGACATCTTTTTCTTGCCGACCGAAGAGCAGGCGATCGAGAAGTTAAGCCAGGTGAAATAG
- a CDS encoding formylglycine-generating enzyme family protein: MERPSTMVSIPAGHIELRDDRIKAIWTTGVNAFLLAPVPVTNALYFSLVQKAAGPSDHPEAPVVNVSWNDAISFCNLLSQQAGLTECYSISEDGERVSWNEEADGYRLPTEAEWQYACKAGTGGYRYGELDEIAWYQGNAEGTVHAVGQKLPNAWGLYDMLGNVWEWCWDLYDVNVYGSYRIFRGGSWAEEARGCGATCRRRSHPTFRIDDLGFRLARGVAKSK; this comes from the coding sequence ATGGAGCGACCGTCCACCATGGTGAGCATCCCAGCAGGGCATATCGAATTACGGGACGATCGGATCAAGGCGATATGGACAACCGGGGTGAACGCTTTTTTACTCGCACCGGTTCCTGTTACGAATGCGTTATACTTCTCGCTTGTACAAAAAGCAGCTGGACCGAGTGACCACCCAGAGGCTCCTGTCGTGAATGTCTCGTGGAACGATGCGATTTCGTTTTGCAATCTGCTTTCTCAGCAAGCAGGTCTCACGGAATGCTACTCGATAAGTGAAGATGGTGAGCGTGTTAGTTGGAACGAGGAAGCGGATGGCTATCGTCTGCCGACAGAGGCGGAATGGCAGTACGCTTGCAAAGCAGGGACGGGCGGTTATCGGTACGGCGAACTGGATGAGATCGCATGGTACCAAGGGAATGCTGAGGGTACAGTACATGCGGTAGGACAAAAGCTGCCGAATGCGTGGGGGCTCTACGACATGTTGGGGAATGTTTGGGAGTGGTGCTGGGACCTTTACGATGTAAACGTCTACGGCTCCTACCGAATTTTTCGCGGTGGCAGTTGGGCGGAAGAGGCCAGAGGATGTGGGGCGACGTGCCGCAGACGCAGTCACCCCACGTTTCGAATAGATGATCTCGGTTTTCGTCTTGCCAGGGGGGTTGCAAAATCCAAATAA
- a CDS encoding MarR family winged helix-turn-helix transcriptional regulator, with product MSRKNKCEQTSDQLPKLGIQPYLHLMEKTALQNTDRKLAHLGLLMLWLGDNAIDVIDLNLEKFGITECKWDVLLLLTLHEDRELITPSSLADRLGIRRASVTALLDWLEKRHWIIREQSTLDGRKIHVKITQEGRELVTSVLPVFWSACSSIMSELEEEERMLLEKILMKLNNSMEEKLGVGR from the coding sequence ATGAGCAGAAAAAACAAGTGTGAGCAAACATCCGATCAATTGCCAAAGCTTGGTATTCAGCCATATTTGCATCTGATGGAAAAAACAGCTCTGCAAAATACGGATCGCAAATTGGCTCATTTGGGGCTACTGATGCTATGGCTGGGGGATAACGCCATAGACGTCATTGATTTGAATTTGGAGAAATTCGGCATAACGGAGTGTAAATGGGACGTATTGCTGTTGCTTACGTTACATGAAGACAGAGAACTTATCACTCCCTCTTCGCTTGCAGACAGGCTGGGTATTCGGCGTGCTTCTGTTACAGCTTTGCTGGACTGGCTGGAAAAAAGGCACTGGATCATCAGGGAGCAAAGCACGCTGGATGGTCGCAAGATTCATGTCAAAATCACGCAAGAAGGCAGAGAATTAGTAACCAGCGTACTGCCAGTTTTTTGGTCTGCTTGCTCCTCCATCATGAGCGAATTAGAAGAGGAAGAACGGATGCTGTTGGAAAAAATCTTGATGAAGTTAAATAACAGCATGGAAGAGAAACTGGGGGTGGGAAGATAA
- a CDS encoding MFS transporter — translation MLQRNYSLMTAILCWSGIVVMSSLYVTIPLMTIFADLFSITLTQAAAVGSAFSVGFAIGCLIYGPLSEKYGRKNVIVIGMIALALFSLLLGSANDFVWIIVLRGLQGAAAATFSPVALAYAVEMFPVAKRVTAIGFISTGFLAAGIIGQVISTVMSQQFSWHAVFYMLAAIYFVTLLVVMRWLPKEESPLATVNMWEPIKRIPSLFKQKNIVLGYIIALVLLMSFVNMYTVLGSYLAGSDFGLSNKEILLVRTIGIVGMLISPLAGGLAKRFGLRTVLRFGLGLAVISMASLGLISNLSLLIGTSVLFVAGIALSVPSVITLIGQLGGKSRGIAVSVYTFILFSGTSLGPILSIRFMNVGSYELTFVLLAIVLGIGLLAACLIRSDSAVESSSTKPPSPLA, via the coding sequence ATGTTACAGCGAAACTACTCACTCATGACGGCAATCCTCTGCTGGTCTGGAATCGTCGTCATGTCGAGCTTATACGTTACGATTCCCCTTATGACCATATTTGCCGATCTTTTCAGTATTACGTTGACACAGGCTGCAGCAGTAGGCAGCGCATTTTCGGTTGGGTTTGCCATAGGGTGCCTGATTTATGGACCGCTGTCCGAAAAGTATGGCCGCAAGAACGTTATTGTGATCGGGATGATTGCCCTGGCTCTCTTTTCTTTGTTGCTTGGTAGTGCAAATGATTTCGTATGGATCATTGTACTCAGGGGCTTGCAAGGTGCTGCCGCTGCTACGTTCTCGCCTGTTGCACTCGCCTATGCGGTGGAAATGTTCCCTGTGGCAAAGCGGGTAACGGCAATCGGATTTATCAGCACAGGATTTTTGGCGGCAGGAATCATTGGTCAAGTGATCAGTACCGTAATGAGTCAACAATTCAGTTGGCACGCCGTATTCTATATGCTTGCCGCTATCTATTTCGTGACGCTGCTCGTGGTGATGAGGTGGCTGCCAAAAGAAGAGAGTCCCCTTGCTACCGTTAATATGTGGGAGCCGATTAAGCGAATTCCCTCCCTGTTCAAACAAAAAAATATCGTCTTGGGCTACATAATCGCTCTTGTATTGCTTATGTCATTTGTTAATATGTATACGGTCTTGGGCAGTTATTTGGCGGGATCTGATTTTGGGCTTAGCAACAAGGAGATTCTGCTTGTTCGAACGATTGGTATAGTGGGCATGCTTATTTCTCCGCTGGCGGGCGGGCTGGCAAAACGGTTTGGCTTACGTACCGTGCTACGCTTCGGATTAGGTCTGGCAGTGATCAGTATGGCTTCCCTCGGTCTAATATCTAACTTGTCTCTTTTGATCGGTACGAGTGTGCTTTTCGTTGCCGGAATTGCGCTATCTGTTCCTTCCGTGATCACGCTTATTGGACAGCTAGGGGGCAAATCGCGGGGAATTGCGGTTTCGGTTTATACGTTTATCCTGTTTTCGGGAACAAGTCTTGGGCCGATATTGTCCATCCGTTTTATGAATGTTGGCAGCTATGAACTTACTTTTGTCTTGCTTGCAATCGTACTAGGAATTGGCTTGTTGGCTGCATGCCTGATTCGCAGTGATTCCGCGGTTGAAAGCAGTAGCACAAAACCTCCTTCGCCACTAGCTTAG
- a CDS encoding MFS transporter: MRVHPIYFLRLTGLLDGLSLLVLMGIAMPLKYVWGLDKAVTITGSIHGGIFCLYALAILYAAIRVRWSLLWPLAALLAAFVPFGNFFLDRRLKTAQDMYPLKPFNNAVLVYGIVFFSFFDLFSQLPVMSTFAASVGASSFVIGFVIGLYSLANTFGNIISGMLTDKVGPSKPLLIGLVLSSCALLLYHIVDQPFLLVIVRIIHGFVAGLIVPAAFTFSANNTSHEQQGRKVAFTGTFVGLAAIIGPAFSGIMASKTSVPFVFTCVAVMGFFLAILSVIFLRSTKACKKEKLKKDIPTSALIFNAGIIKAYGGAFLLMFSQGVIAYLLPLHVQSLGYDSKLSGTLMSTFGMIAVLLFVLPTNQIFDRVAPSKTMSIGIGFMGVSQLLIGQSNTTLALYCMLGLYGIGFALLFPSVNTMLIQSTPQELRGKAHGYLYAFFSLGVVVGSGLLGWLPFSIEEGFLFTGCLLLVFAVFIAMHKQRERLLNQQNNR; encoded by the coding sequence GTGCGGGTACATCCAATTTACTTTTTACGTCTTACAGGCCTACTCGATGGCCTTTCCTTATTAGTATTGATGGGCATCGCGATGCCCTTGAAATACGTGTGGGGCTTAGACAAAGCTGTAACCATCACAGGAAGTATTCACGGCGGGATTTTTTGCTTGTATGCTCTGGCGATACTCTATGCGGCCATTCGCGTGAGATGGAGCCTGCTCTGGCCTCTTGCTGCGTTACTCGCCGCTTTTGTACCGTTTGGGAACTTCTTTCTGGATCGCAGACTGAAAACGGCACAGGATATGTATCCTCTGAAGCCGTTTAACAATGCCGTGCTCGTATACGGCATCGTTTTTTTCTCGTTCTTTGATTTGTTCTCGCAACTGCCGGTCATGAGTACATTTGCTGCTTCCGTAGGCGCCAGCTCATTTGTGATAGGCTTTGTCATCGGTCTGTATTCGTTAGCCAATACCTTTGGCAATATTATCTCAGGCATGCTGACAGATAAGGTTGGGCCATCCAAGCCACTGTTGATCGGATTGGTTTTATCGAGCTGTGCCTTGCTGCTGTATCACATTGTCGATCAGCCGTTTCTGTTAGTTATCGTGCGAATCATTCACGGATTTGTCGCCGGTTTGATCGTTCCTGCTGCTTTCACTTTCTCTGCGAATAACACTTCACATGAGCAGCAAGGACGAAAGGTTGCTTTCACCGGTACCTTTGTGGGACTCGCGGCGATTATCGGACCTGCATTCAGCGGGATTATGGCAAGCAAAACCTCCGTGCCTTTTGTCTTTACATGTGTCGCTGTTATGGGCTTTTTCCTAGCCATCCTGTCCGTCATTTTTCTGCGATCCACTAAGGCCTGCAAGAAAGAGAAGCTTAAGAAGGACATTCCGACCTCAGCCTTGATCTTCAATGCTGGGATTATCAAAGCTTACGGCGGTGCCTTTTTGCTCATGTTTTCACAAGGTGTGATCGCTTACCTTTTGCCCTTGCATGTGCAATCGCTTGGATACGATTCGAAATTAAGCGGTACATTAATGAGCACTTTTGGGATGATTGCTGTCTTGCTTTTTGTCCTTCCGACCAACCAGATTTTTGATCGCGTGGCCCCTTCCAAAACGATGTCCATCGGAATTGGGTTCATGGGTGTGAGTCAGTTGCTTATTGGTCAATCCAACACGACATTGGCCCTGTATTGCATGTTAGGACTATATGGGATAGGCTTTGCTCTCTTGTTTCCTTCTGTCAATACGATGCTCATTCAATCGACGCCGCAAGAATTGCGGGGGAAAGCACACGGTTACTTATACGCCTTTTTCTCTCTCGGTGTGGTCGTCGGCTCAGGCCTGTTAGGTTGGCTGCCCTTCTCCATCGAGGAAGGGTTTCTGTTCACAGGATGTCTGCTTCTCGTGTTTGCCGTTTTCATTGCCATGCATAAGCAGCGAGAACGCTTGCTGAATCAACAAAATAATCGATAG
- a CDS encoding nuclear transport factor 2 family protein, translating into MTNEEVKGIVENYVQAYNSFDVEGIVRHLHTDIVFRNYSKGQLDTETKGIEVFRELAEKSAKIFSSRRQTILACLVMDDRAEVQIDYEGILAIDLPNGLKAGDTLQLKGKSIFMMKEGKVSLIEDYS; encoded by the coding sequence ATGACGAATGAAGAGGTAAAAGGAATCGTTGAAAATTATGTGCAGGCCTACAATTCATTTGATGTCGAAGGTATAGTGAGACACTTGCATACGGATATTGTTTTCAGGAATTATTCCAAGGGACAACTGGACACAGAAACAAAAGGAATAGAAGTGTTTAGAGAGCTAGCTGAAAAGTCTGCGAAAATTTTCTCGAGTCGGCGTCAGACCATTCTCGCCTGCCTCGTGATGGATGACAGAGCAGAAGTTCAAATTGATTATGAAGGAATACTCGCGATTGATTTGCCAAACGGACTTAAGGCTGGAGATACACTCCAATTAAAAGGGAAATCGATTTTTATGATGAAAGAAGGAAAAGTCTCCCTGATTGAAGATTACAGTTAA
- a CDS encoding SRPBCC family protein — translation MKKQNTESPKIVGQTAATGFQVGVRRTMPITPEQAWAFLTSSEGVKLWLGHVPSLTFSEGEAFTSSDGISGQFRVVKPFRQFRLKWSIKEWEKPSTLQIRLISDKPDRTTISFHQENLDDMNTREQMKLHWEEVLNEIRQNVSMMESE, via the coding sequence ATGAAGAAGCAAAATACCGAATCACCCAAAATTGTTGGTCAAACGGCAGCGACAGGCTTCCAGGTAGGTGTACGCAGGACGATGCCCATTACCCCGGAACAGGCATGGGCGTTTTTAACCTCGTCCGAAGGGGTGAAGTTATGGCTTGGACATGTACCGAGCCTTACCTTTAGCGAGGGGGAGGCCTTTACTTCCAGCGATGGAATATCGGGTCAATTTCGTGTTGTGAAGCCATTTCGGCAGTTTCGGTTGAAGTGGTCGATAAAGGAATGGGAAAAGCCGTCCACATTGCAAATCCGGCTGATATCCGACAAGCCTGACCGAACGACCATTAGTTTTCATCAAGAGAATTTGGATGACATGAACACAAGGGAGCAAATGAAGCTTCATTGGGAAGAAGTTCTGAATGAAATCAGGCAAAATGTCTCCATGATGGAAAGTGAATAA